In the Bacteroidota bacterium genome, ATATCTCAATGGCTTTTGGAAATCCTTATGGAGATGAATGGAGCAGTGATGTTGCTATTTATTGGACCGGTATGTTGCACCGTATGGGAATAAAAATTATAGCCTTATCGGATACGGTTGGAGTTAGCACCGCTGATAGTATAGCGTATTTATTTTCTAATTTAATACCTCGATTCAACACGATTGAATTTGGTGCACATTTACATTCCACACCGGATACCCGACTCGAAAAAATTGGTGCAGCTTATAAAAGTGGTTGCAGACGATTTGATGTGGCCGTACATGGTTTTGGTGGTTGCCCGATGGCCAATGACGATTTAGTTGGAAATCTCTCAACAGAGAGCTTAATCCAATTTTTAGATACAAATAAGTTGGAAACGAACCTTAATAAAACGCAGTTACTTGAATGCTATTCTAAAGCCAATTCTGTGTTTCCACTACATGCTTAGTCTGTAAGCTTTAAGGGTGTTTTTTTAATTCAGTCAATTTGAGCAAATCTTCAGGCGTGTCAATTGCAATTGATTCAATTTCTGTAATGGCAGTTTGAATTTTATAGCCATTTTCAATCCAGCGAAGCTGTTCGAGTGATTCTGCTAGTTCGAGTTTACTTTGTGTTAATTTCGTAAGTTCTGCCAGTGTTTTCATACGATATCCGTAAATTCCTATGTGTTTAAAATAGTCGGTTTGTTTCCACCAATCTTCTAACATACTTCCACGGAAATATGGAATGGGACTACGACTAAAATATATGGCTTCTCCTGCAGTGTTGCGTATAACCTTGGGCGTTGAATTGCTTTCCAATTCTTGAGTTGAATTAATACGTTTAACTAATGTGGCAATGGCTACATTAGCTGAAGTAAAACACGCACAAAGCAAATCAATTTGCAATGGGGAAATAAATGGTTCATCACCTTGAATATTTACTACAACATCTTCTTCGTTTATACTAGTTATGCAAGCGGCTTCATAACAACGATCGGTTCCACTTGGATGCTGCTCGTTTGTAATTACCGCATTACCACCAAAACTTAAAACATGCTTGTAAATACGATCATCGTCAGTTGCAACTAGCACTTTTGAAAGCTGTTTGGCTTTTGATGCTTGTTCGTAAACCCGCTGTACCATGGTTTTACCATTAATTTCGATTAGAGGCTTGCCGGGAAAACGAGTGGAAGCATAACGCGCCGGTATAATTCCGAAAAATTTCATGTGTAGAAGTTTACAAGTTTTAAGAAGGATAAATTTATCTAATGATTACACTAAAAGTTACAAATTGCAGGTAGATTGAATAAATAAAAACCTTATCCAAACAACCATTCAAAAACCTCTTCAATTTTACTTAATGCAACTATTTTTATTTTGTAAGAAGAAATATCAAGACCTTTTTGATTGTATTTTGAAATAAAAATTTGTTCAAAGCCCAGTTTTTCAGCTTCAGAAATGCGCTGATCGATTCTTGTTACCGGTCTCAACTCACCAGATAATCCAACCTCTGCAGCAAAACAATATTTCGATTCAACAGGTACATCTTCATTGCTCGATAAAATGGCACTAACTACTCCTAAATCAATTGCTGGATCGTCAACTTTAAGTCCGCCTGCAATGTTTAAAAATACATCCTTACTGCCTAATTTAAATCCGCATCGTTTTTCAAGCACAGCCAAAAGCATGCTTAAACGACGTAAATCAAATCCTGTACTTGAGCGCTGAGGAGTGCCATAAGCAGCAGTGCTAACTAAAGCTTGAATTTCAATTAAAATTGGGCGCATTCCTTCGAGTGTTGCAGATACAGCTATACCGCTAAAACTCTCATCCCTGCTAGAAATTAATACTTCAGAAGGATTGCTAACTTCACGTAAACCAGAGCCTAACATTTCGTAAATTCCTAATTCATTGGTACTTCCAAATCGGTTCTTGGTACTTCGCAGTAAGCGGTATACATGATTTCGGTCGCCTTCAAATTGCAACACAGTATCCACCATGTGTTCCAATATTTTTGGACCTGCCAAATTTCCATCTTTTGTAATATGACCAATTAAAAATACCGGAGTACCTGATTCTTTGGCAAAACGCAGCAATTCAGCAGCACATTCTCTAATTTGTGAAACACTACCTGGAGAAGATTCAATTGAAGCTGTGTAAAGGGTTTGTATTGAATCGATAATTAACAAATCGGGTTGTAATTTTTCGATGTGTTGAAAAATTGATTGGGTGGATGTTTCAGTGAGAATATAACAGCCGGTACTTCCTTTTTGAATGCGTTCAGCGCGCATTTTTATTTGTTGTTCGCTTTCTTCACCACTCACATAAAGTACTTTTAAAGTCTTTTGTTGTAGCGCTAATTGTAACATTAAAGTCGATTTTCCTATTCCCGGTTCACCTCCAAATAAAACAATTGAGCCTGGAACAATACCACCTCCCAAAGCTCGATTCAACTCTTTATCAGCTAAAACTATGCGTTTTTCCTCGCTCGAACTTATTTCACTTAACAGTTGTGGTTGAGCACTTCTTTTGTTCGCTGTTTGCGGAATGCCCGGTGTAGTGTCGAGCTTTTGAATCACTTCTTCAACATAAGTATTCCATTCATTACAGGATGGGCAACGACCAATCCATTTGCCAGACTGAGCGCCACAATTCTGACAAAAAAAACTTGTTTTTACTTTAGCCATAACACCTATTTACTCTTGCATTTTAA is a window encoding:
- the kdsB gene encoding 3-deoxy-manno-octulosonate cytidylyltransferase, coding for MKFFGIIPARYASTRFPGKPLIEINGKTMVQRVYEQASKAKQLSKVLVATDDDRIYKHVLSFGGNAVITNEQHPSGTDRCYEAACITSINEEDVVVNIQGDEPFISPLQIDLLCACFTSANVAIATLVKRINSTQELESNSTPKVIRNTAGEAIYFSRSPIPYFRGSMLEDWWKQTDYFKHIGIYGYRMKTLAELTKLTQSKLELAESLEQLRWIENGYKIQTAITEIESIAIDTPEDLLKLTELKKHP
- the radA gene encoding DNA repair protein RadA; this encodes MAKVKTSFFCQNCGAQSGKWIGRCPSCNEWNTYVEEVIQKLDTTPGIPQTANKRSAQPQLLSEISSSEEKRIVLADKELNRALGGGIVPGSIVLFGGEPGIGKSTLMLQLALQQKTLKVLYVSGEESEQQIKMRAERIQKGSTGCYILTETSTQSIFQHIEKLQPDLLIIDSIQTLYTASIESSPGSVSQIRECAAELLRFAKESGTPVFLIGHITKDGNLAGPKILEHMVDTVLQFEGDRNHVYRLLRSTKNRFGSTNELGIYEMLGSGLREVSNPSEVLISSRDESFSGIAVSATLEGMRPILIEIQALVSTAAYGTPQRSSTGFDLRRLSMLLAVLEKRCGFKLGSKDVFLNIAGGLKVDDPAIDLGVVSAILSSNEDVPVESKYCFAAEVGLSGELRPVTRIDQRISEAEKLGFEQIFISKYNQKGLDISSYKIKIVALSKIEEVFEWLFG
- a CDS encoding hydroxymethylglutaryl-CoA lyase; its protein translation is MKIIECPRDAMQGIDEFIPTQKKIDYINSLLKVGFDTIDFGSFVSPKAIPQLRDTSEVLAGLDLSNTSSKLLAIVANTRGAEAAVEFEEINYLGYPFSISETFQLRNTNATIQESLIRVEEIQNLCERNHKKLVIYISMAFGNPYGDEWSSDVAIYWTGMLHRMGIKIIALSDTVGVSTADSIAYLFSNLIPRFNTIEFGAHLHSTPDTRLEKIGAAYKSGCRRFDVAVHGFGGCPMANDDLVGNLSTESLIQFLDTNKLETNLNKTQLLECYSKANSVFPLHA